A single genomic interval of Zunongwangia sp. HGR-M22 harbors:
- a CDS encoding TonB-dependent receptor, with translation MKKITNLLFVAFMMLTAFAQAQGVLTGKVVDGETDTPLPGVNVIVKGTSIGVTTDFDGLFEIKVEENQGILNLSYVGFASKSLNFTLNNSEEKDLGTIQLEMDEGALDEVLVTAYSLAIDRKTPVAVSTVKSEEIALKLGTQEFPEILKTTPGIYATKQGGGYGDGRVNIRGFNSENVAVMINGVPVNDMENGAVYWSNWAGLGDVTSTMQVQRGLGAAKVAVPSVGGTINIVTKSIDAIEGGKIMSSIGNNGYLKYGMTYSTGLSEKGFAATVSASKISGDGYVNGLEFSGYNYFVNLSQQINENHLLSFNAFGAQQEHGQRYTRFTIEDYKRSEAGPRRFNADWGYKNGEVYNSAYNFYHKPQISLNHYWTVNDKTNISTALYASFGSGGGRRTDGDKIGADDYRLGGFDQPIDFDQIVDENIERGSMGAGSSDMIYASKNSHEWYGILSTFKNRTTDKLTISGGLDARYYIGSHWYEITDLLGGSYWMNDRSNDLNEGQALQVGDTFGKDYDGQVIRGGVFGQLEYDVLDNLNVFASANVSRTVYSLENNLKDIEKKNSDHVYFTEYGVKGGANYNFTDNQNVFANVGYFTRAPFLTNVFLNATGSTEANTDAVNEKIFSAELGYGFRLPNLKVALNLYRTNYMDKAVAGSYSNPDDQNTRLFYNLQGVDAVHQGIELEASYNITDKFKVNGMLSLGDWEWQNNVEGVKQDEDGNVTGNIFVYSKDLKVGNAAQTTFALGASYDFAPKSTLFVDYNYAGNMYADYYVEDRDDPDAEGIQTWKAPEYGLFDLGIKHAFDFGPFNASLIGRINNALNTEYVSDANDQGNGAQNALVYFGAGRTYSVSFNLKF, from the coding sequence ATGAAAAAAATTACAAATCTATTATTTGTAGCATTCATGATGCTTACCGCTTTTGCGCAAGCTCAAGGAGTTTTAACAGGTAAGGTTGTTGACGGTGAGACAGATACCCCACTGCCTGGTGTAAACGTAATTGTGAAAGGAACATCGATTGGAGTTACTACCGATTTCGACGGTTTATTCGAAATTAAAGTAGAAGAAAATCAAGGAATACTTAATCTTTCCTACGTTGGTTTCGCTTCTAAATCTCTTAATTTTACTTTGAACAACAGTGAAGAAAAAGATTTAGGAACTATTCAACTAGAAATGGACGAAGGTGCTTTAGATGAAGTTTTAGTAACAGCTTACTCTTTAGCAATAGATCGTAAAACTCCAGTTGCAGTTTCTACAGTTAAGTCTGAAGAAATAGCACTAAAGTTGGGTACTCAGGAATTTCCGGAGATTTTGAAGACAACTCCTGGTATTTATGCTACCAAACAAGGTGGCGGATACGGAGATGGTCGAGTTAATATTCGAGGATTTAACTCTGAAAATGTTGCCGTGATGATTAATGGCGTTCCTGTTAATGATATGGAGAACGGGGCGGTATATTGGAGTAACTGGGCAGGTTTAGGAGATGTAACTTCTACAATGCAGGTACAGAGAGGTTTGGGAGCTGCTAAAGTAGCAGTGCCTTCTGTAGGTGGTACAATTAATATTGTTACTAAAAGTATTGATGCTATAGAAGGTGGAAAAATCATGTCTTCTATTGGGAATAATGGTTATTTAAAATATGGAATGACTTATTCTACTGGTCTTTCTGAAAAAGGTTTTGCTGCTACTGTTTCAGCATCAAAAATTTCAGGAGATGGTTATGTTAACGGTCTTGAATTTAGTGGATATAATTACTTTGTTAATTTATCTCAGCAGATAAACGAAAATCATCTTCTTTCTTTCAACGCATTTGGTGCACAACAAGAACACGGCCAACGTTATACAAGGTTTACAATTGAAGACTATAAAAGATCAGAAGCAGGACCTAGAAGGTTTAATGCAGATTGGGGATATAAAAACGGAGAAGTTTATAACTCAGCTTATAATTTTTATCATAAACCACAAATTTCTTTAAATCATTACTGGACGGTTAATGATAAAACGAATATTTCTACCGCTTTATATGCTTCTTTTGGATCTGGAGGAGGTCGTAGAACAGATGGTGATAAAATTGGAGCAGACGATTATAGGTTAGGAGGATTTGATCAGCCAATAGATTTTGATCAAATTGTTGATGAAAATATTGAGCGAGGATCTATGGGTGCAGGTTCATCAGATATGATTTATGCTTCAAAAAACAGCCATGAATGGTATGGGATTCTTTCTACTTTTAAAAACAGAACGACAGATAAATTAACTATTTCAGGAGGTTTAGATGCAAGGTACTATATAGGATCTCACTGGTACGAAATTACCGATTTATTAGGAGGCAGCTACTGGATGAATGATAGATCGAACGATTTAAACGAAGGACAAGCATTGCAGGTAGGAGATACTTTCGGGAAAGATTATGATGGACAAGTAATTCGAGGTGGTGTATTTGGTCAGCTAGAGTATGATGTGTTAGATAATTTAAATGTTTTTGCTTCTGCAAACGTTTCTAGAACAGTATATAGTTTAGAAAACAATCTTAAAGATATTGAAAAGAAAAATTCAGATCACGTATATTTTACTGAATATGGTGTAAAAGGTGGAGCAAATTATAATTTCACTGATAACCAAAATGTATTTGCTAATGTAGGCTACTTTACTAGAGCGCCTTTTCTTACTAATGTTTTTCTAAATGCTACAGGTTCTACAGAAGCTAATACAGATGCTGTAAACGAGAAAATATTTAGTGCCGAGTTAGGATATGGGTTTAGATTACCTAACTTAAAAGTAGCTTTAAACTTATATAGAACAAATTATATGGACAAAGCGGTAGCGGGATCATATTCTAATCCAGATGATCAAAATACTAGGTTATTTTATAACCTTCAAGGTGTGGATGCCGTTCACCAAGGGATAGAGTTAGAAGCATCTTACAACATTACTGATAAATTCAAAGTTAACGGAATGCTTTCTCTTGGGGATTGGGAATGGCAAAATAATGTTGAAGGCGTAAAACAAGATGAGGATGGAAATGTAACTGGTAACATTTTTGTTTACTCGAAAGATTTAAAAGTAGGTAATGCAGCTCAAACTACTTTTGCTTTAGGTGCTAGTTACGATTTCGCCCCTAAATCTACACTTTTCGTAGATTATAATTATGCAGGAAATATGTATGCAGATTATTACGTTGAGGATAGAGATGATCCTGATGCTGAAGGAATACAAACATGGAAAGCACCAGAATACGGATTGTTCGACTTAGGAATAAAACATGCTTTTGATTTTGGCCCTTTTAATGCATCATTAATTGGAAGAATTAATAATGCTTTGAATACAGAATATGTGTCTGATGCGAATGATCAAGGAAATGGCGCTCAAAATGCTCTAGTATATTTTGGAGCAGGAAGAACTTACAGTGTAAGCTTTAACCTTAAATTTTAA
- a CDS encoding endonuclease codes for MKQNKTILRLAVAFNLALSLVISGCSSDDDINLTDDSVDTGSEVELPVAKPDSYTVFENESLIIKDLLANDEIFEFGRVGAIDDESEEGGEIIDNRDGSFVYTPAENFTGEDKFEYTLYDAEIPANKSETTVTVLVEKKPVDGPILGDAEVVEFNIPADLESYYEDVTFAKDEDYTYAVLHNLTEDKHTTYLSYGERHDYLYSADADLDNAENVILYYSGESRDAREYESGNNSHKPQTFNTEHTYPQSLFDREENIRGDLHHLRAADKEVNSLRSNYPYAEGSGEYKLIGTNSFYPGDEWKGDVARMILYLNVHYSLSFDQVGNLDLFLKWNREDPVSEFEMQRNNVIEAAQGNRNPFIDNPYLATLIWGGEDAENRWE; via the coding sequence ATGAAACAAAATAAAACCATATTAAGATTAGCTGTTGCGTTCAATTTAGCGCTTTCTTTAGTTATTTCAGGTTGTAGCAGTGATGATGATATTAACCTAACAGATGATTCGGTAGATACAGGTTCTGAAGTTGAGCTACCTGTTGCCAAGCCAGATAGTTATACCGTGTTTGAAAATGAATCTCTTATTATTAAAGATTTATTAGCTAACGATGAAATTTTTGAATTTGGTCGCGTAGGAGCAATAGATGATGAATCAGAAGAAGGTGGTGAGATTATTGATAATAGAGACGGTTCTTTTGTTTATACTCCTGCAGAAAATTTTACAGGAGAAGATAAATTTGAGTATACTTTATACGATGCAGAAATCCCTGCTAATAAATCTGAAACTACAGTAACTGTACTAGTAGAGAAAAAGCCTGTTGACGGTCCTATATTGGGAGATGCTGAAGTTGTAGAATTCAATATTCCTGCTGATCTAGAATCGTATTATGAAGATGTTACATTTGCAAAGGATGAAGATTATACTTATGCTGTTTTGCACAATCTTACAGAAGATAAGCACACCACGTATTTAAGTTACGGAGAGCGTCATGATTATTTATATTCTGCAGATGCAGATTTAGATAACGCTGAGAATGTAATTTTATATTATAGCGGCGAGAGCCGTGATGCTAGAGAGTATGAGTCAGGTAACAATTCTCATAAGCCTCAGACATTCAATACAGAGCATACTTACCCGCAATCTCTTTTTGACAGAGAAGAGAATATAAGAGGGGATTTGCATCATTTACGCGCTGCCGATAAAGAAGTAAACTCCTTACGTTCTAATTATCCATATGCAGAAGGAAGTGGCGAATATAAGCTTATAGGTACAAATTCTTTTTATCCTGGGGATGAGTGGAAAGGTGATGTAGCGCGTATGATACTTTATTTAAATGTACATTATAGCTTAAGTTTTGACCAAGTAGGAAACTTAGATCTTTTCCTTAAATGGAATAGAGAAGATCCTGTTTCAGAATTCGAGATGCAAAGAAATAATGTAATCGAAGCTGCGCAGGGTAATCGTAATCCATTTATAGATAATCCATATCTTGCAACTCTTATTTGGGGAGGTGAAGATGCGGAAAATCGATGGGAATAG
- a CDS encoding endonuclease/exonuclease/phosphatase family protein, protein MNPIHYTLLFFFGNLVAQDQAAYEVLTVAFYNTENLFDTENDNFTFDDDRTPEGKDVWTKTKYQLKLNNIGRVLSEIGTELSGSSPEIIGLCEIENYGVLEDLLNTEELQNRNYKVIHFDSPDRRGIDNALLYNKDVFTPKTSKAIAVFIQNNEGKRIYTRDILVTTGSIEAENFAFLVNHWPSRSGGEKASRNYRKSAALTNRRICDSLWAIDPSFKIANMGDFNDDPKNENVKDLLKTSEKANQFQFYNPMLKMYKRGLGSLAYRDNWNLFDQILVSGAMTTKNYEQFQYYRAGIFKKDYLITSSGQYKDYPFRSYGYNGYLGGFSDHFPVYLHLIKKKNPH, encoded by the coding sequence ATGAACCCAATACACTATACACTTCTCTTTTTCTTCGGAAATTTGGTTGCTCAAGATCAGGCTGCTTATGAAGTTTTGACCGTAGCATTTTATAACACTGAGAACCTTTTTGATACTGAAAACGACAATTTTACATTTGATGACGATCGTACACCTGAAGGTAAAGACGTGTGGACTAAAACAAAATATCAGCTAAAATTAAATAATATTGGCCGGGTTCTTTCTGAAATCGGAACAGAACTCTCTGGCAGCAGTCCAGAAATTATTGGCTTATGCGAAATCGAAAATTATGGCGTACTCGAAGATCTATTGAATACCGAGGAATTACAAAACCGGAATTATAAAGTTATTCATTTTGATTCCCCAGATCGCCGTGGTATTGATAATGCACTACTCTATAACAAAGATGTATTTACGCCAAAAACATCAAAAGCTATTGCTGTTTTTATTCAGAACAATGAGGGAAAAAGAATTTATACCAGGGATATCTTAGTTACTACAGGAAGTATTGAAGCTGAGAATTTTGCATTTTTAGTAAATCACTGGCCTTCCAGAAGTGGTGGGGAAAAAGCGAGCCGAAATTATAGAAAATCGGCTGCATTAACGAATCGAAGAATTTGCGATTCGCTTTGGGCCATCGATCCTTCATTCAAAATTGCAAATATGGGAGATTTTAATGATGATCCTAAAAATGAAAATGTGAAGGATCTGCTGAAAACTTCAGAAAAGGCTAATCAATTTCAGTTTTATAATCCCATGCTCAAAATGTATAAAAGAGGCTTAGGAAGTTTAGCCTATCGTGATAATTGGAATTTATTCGATCAAATTTTAGTTTCAGGTGCTATGACCACTAAAAATTATGAGCAATTTCAATACTATAGAGCCGGAATTTTCAAAAAAGATTATTTGATTACTTCAAGCGGGCAGTATAAAGACTACCCTTTCCGAAGTTATGGCTATAATGGCTATTTAGGTGGGTTTAGCGATCATTTTCCTGTATATCTACACCTCATTAAAAAGAAAAATCCTCACTGA